CTATCCATGCAGCAACAGCCGAACAGGAGGAACTGCCATGACCCGACGAGTGGCGCTGCTGTTTCCGGGACAGGGGTCGCAGTACCCGCGGATGGCGGCCGGACTCTATGGCAGCGACGACGTCTTCACCTCGGTCATGGACGAGGCGTTCGAGCTGCTCGGCGAGCAGGGACCGGCGATCCGAGCGGCCTGGCTCGACGACAGCCACGCGGAGCATTTCGACGACGTGACCCGTGCGCAGCCCTTGCTGTACGCCGTCGACTACGCCCTCGGACGGGTGGTCCTCTCGTGGGGGCTGGAACCGGTGGCGATGCTCGGCCACAGCGTGGGGGAGATGGTCGCGGCGACTTTGGCGGAGGTGTTCACCTTCGCCGAGGGCATGGAGCTGATGCGCGACCGGGTCAAGCACTACGCCGACTCGCCGCCCGGCGGGATGCTCGCGGTCGCGGCGTCGGTCGACGACGTCACGCCGTTCCTGACGGGCGCCGTGGCCATCGCCGCGGTCAACGCCAAGCGGCAGACCATGCTCGCCGGCGGGCGCTCCGAGTTGGCCGCGGTGGCGAAGGCCTTGCACGCCGATGGGTACACCTGCATGCGCGTCCGCGCGAACCAGGCGTTCCACAGCCCGATGGTGGCGGACGCGGCCGAACGCACGCTCGACGGCTTCCGCTCCGTTCGGCTCTCGGTTCCCCGCCGCACGATCGTCTCGTCGCACCTCGGCACGGTGTTGACGCCTGAAAAGGCCCTGGACCCGGTCTTCTGGGCGATGCAGCCGGCCACCACGGTGCAGTTCTGGCCGGCGCTCGACCTGCTGCTGGGCGGCGAGGACCTGTTCGTCGTGGAAGCCGGTCCCGGGCAAGGGTTGACCACGCTCGCGCGCCTGCACCCCGCGGTCCGGTCCGGGAGGAGCGAGGCCGTCGCGCTGTTGCCGACACGGGCGATCAGTCCTCGGGCCGACCGCGACGCGGTGCGCGACGTCGCGCACCGCATCAAGGCCGAGAGCATGACCGCGACCGCGTCGTGAAAGGACCCGAGATGCACAGGACCGAGCACCTGCGCGCCCGGCTGCGCGCGGAGCTGGCCCGGCTGCTCGAAGTGGACCCCGCCGAGGTGGACGAGGACGACCGGTTCGCCAATCTCGGCCTCGATTCCCTCCGTGCCACGGCATTGGCGGACGCGCTGTCCGGCGTGCTCGGCGACCGGGTGTCACCGGCATTGCTGTGGGCGTATCCCACCGTCTCCGAGCTCGTCCACCACCTGACCCGGCCCGCACCGGTCGAGACGACGGTCCGGCACGCGTCCAGCGCCCGCGAGGAAGAGGTCGCGGTGATCGGCATGGCCTGCCGGTTCCCGGGTGCGGGCGACATCGACGCGTTCTGGGAATTGCTGCGCACCGGGACCGACGCGGTCAAGCCGGTGCCGCCAGACCGGTGGACCCCGGACCCGACGCTGGTCGGGATGCCGGACCACGCCGGTTTCCTGGACCAGCCGGTGGACGCCTTCGACCCGCTGTTCTTCGAGATCTCGCCCCGTGAAGCGGCCGAGATCGACCCGCAGCACCGGTTGTTC
This is a stretch of genomic DNA from Saccharothrix ecbatanensis. It encodes these proteins:
- a CDS encoding acyltransferase domain-containing protein gives rise to the protein MTRRVALLFPGQGSQYPRMAAGLYGSDDVFTSVMDEAFELLGEQGPAIRAAWLDDSHAEHFDDVTRAQPLLYAVDYALGRVVLSWGLEPVAMLGHSVGEMVAATLAEVFTFAEGMELMRDRVKHYADSPPGGMLAVAASVDDVTPFLTGAVAIAAVNAKRQTMLAGGRSELAAVAKALHADGYTCMRVRANQAFHSPMVADAAERTLDGFRSVRLSVPRRTIVSSHLGTVLTPEKALDPVFWAMQPATTVQFWPALDLLLGGEDLFVVEAGPGQGLTTLARLHPAVRSGRSEAVALLPTRAISPRADRDAVRDVAHRIKAESMTATAS